The following proteins are co-located in the Synechococcus sp. PROS-U-1 genome:
- a CDS encoding transglycosylase domain-containing protein: MNRSSLNWALIAGTAAAVGVGAALGTRALTELVDATLPDARGIASFNRPGTITLLSTNGKVIQKLGPATREKVKPGTMPQTVAEAFIAAEDRRFYEHDGVDGWGIARAIVTNVRQGAVREGASTITQQLARTVFLSQDRTITRKLKEAALAMKLERQLSKQQILEQYLNYVYLGSGAYGVADAAWIYFSKTPEQLTVPEAAMIAGLPPAPSIYSPLVNPDLAKEQRSIVLERMAQAGFISTSEAERGRTSPLGLKPATPKYFNSSAPYFTTWIAQELPKVLTPEQLEVGGVKVRTSLNLDWQKKAQQVVRANAPFDTEGAMVSIEPGTGLVRVMVGGKDFSKSQFNRTILALRSPGSTFKLFPYAAAIDRGMKPETKVFDAKRCWNGYCPKNFGNKYYGNISLADALKNSLNTVAVQLQDIVGFDAVIEVANNFNIGTERPLGKYYPMAIGAYEQTILDMTAAYAGMANRGVFFTPRPFEEIRGPKNELLWSRRLSGNRGRRAVDSDVADTMNWMLQRVVTGGTGIAAKLDDRQVAGKTGTSENTRDLWFIGSIPQLTTGVWFGYDDDRATKSTSGEAAWAWKQFMLQIKDEIPVRAFPDKPKLKRKVRLAVDPKTITKPPKKKNQPNQQPTTTTEPAAPQSTVGAELELPDPTPVAPAPRQTPYLWRDRSQDNNVDRQGRRWTRD, encoded by the coding sequence GTGAACCGTTCCAGCCTGAACTGGGCTCTGATCGCTGGCACTGCAGCTGCGGTGGGTGTGGGCGCTGCACTGGGAACGCGAGCTCTGACGGAGCTAGTGGATGCCACCCTTCCGGATGCCCGGGGAATTGCCAGCTTCAACCGACCGGGAACGATCACCCTGCTCTCCACCAACGGCAAGGTGATCCAGAAGCTGGGGCCAGCGACCCGCGAGAAGGTCAAGCCCGGCACGATGCCGCAAACGGTGGCGGAAGCCTTCATCGCTGCGGAAGATCGGCGCTTCTACGAGCATGACGGCGTGGATGGCTGGGGCATCGCCCGCGCCATCGTCACCAATGTCCGACAGGGCGCGGTCCGGGAAGGTGCAAGCACCATCACCCAACAGCTGGCTCGAACCGTCTTCCTGAGCCAAGACCGCACCATCACACGCAAACTCAAGGAAGCGGCTCTGGCGATGAAGCTGGAGCGCCAGCTGAGCAAGCAGCAGATCCTCGAGCAATACCTCAATTACGTGTACCTGGGATCCGGCGCCTATGGCGTCGCCGATGCGGCCTGGATCTACTTCTCCAAAACCCCGGAGCAGCTCACAGTTCCCGAGGCGGCGATGATCGCGGGGCTTCCCCCGGCACCATCGATTTATTCACCCCTGGTGAACCCAGATCTAGCGAAGGAGCAGCGTTCGATCGTGCTCGAGCGAATGGCGCAAGCAGGGTTCATCTCCACCAGCGAAGCCGAGCGCGGTCGCACAAGCCCCCTAGGCCTTAAGCCTGCAACACCAAAATATTTCAACAGCTCAGCGCCCTACTTCACCACTTGGATTGCCCAAGAGCTGCCCAAAGTTTTAACTCCCGAACAACTTGAAGTTGGTGGTGTCAAAGTTCGCACCAGCCTCAATCTCGATTGGCAAAAGAAAGCTCAGCAGGTTGTTCGAGCCAATGCACCCTTCGACACCGAAGGGGCCATGGTGTCGATCGAACCGGGCACTGGTCTGGTGCGGGTGATGGTGGGTGGAAAGGATTTCTCCAAGAGTCAGTTCAACCGCACCATCCTGGCGCTGCGCTCTCCAGGTTCAACCTTCAAGCTTTTTCCTTATGCAGCAGCCATTGATCGGGGAATGAAACCCGAAACCAAGGTGTTTGACGCAAAGCGTTGCTGGAATGGCTACTGCCCCAAAAACTTTGGCAACAAGTATTACGGCAACATCTCCCTGGCCGATGCTCTGAAGAATTCACTGAACACAGTGGCGGTTCAACTCCAAGACATCGTTGGGTTTGATGCCGTCATTGAGGTTGCCAACAACTTCAACATCGGCACCGAGCGCCCTCTCGGCAAGTACTACCCCATGGCGATTGGGGCCTACGAGCAAACCATCCTCGACATGACTGCGGCTTATGCCGGCATGGCCAATCGCGGTGTGTTTTTCACACCCAGACCCTTTGAGGAAATCCGCGGACCCAAGAATGAGCTTCTTTGGAGTCGGCGATTGAGTGGAAACCGAGGACGACGAGCGGTTGATAGTGATGTCGCGGACACCATGAACTGGATGCTGCAACGGGTCGTGACCGGCGGCACAGGCATCGCCGCGAAACTCGATGATCGGCAGGTGGCCGGAAAGACAGGAACATCAGAGAACACCCGCGATCTCTGGTTCATCGGTTCGATTCCTCAGCTCACAACTGGTGTTTGGTTCGGATACGACGACGATCGAGCCACCAAAAGTACGAGCGGCGAGGCCGCATGGGCTTGGAAGCAATTCATGCTGCAGATCAAAGACGAGATTCCCGTCCGCGCCTTCCCCGACAAACCCAAGCTGAAACGCAAAGTGCGTCTGGCCGTTGATCCGAAAACGATCACCAAGCCCCCCAAGAAAAAAAACCAACCCAATCAGCAGCCGACGACCACCACCGAGCCTGCAGCGCCTCAATCAACGGTGGGAGCAGAACTGGAACTGCCCGACCCCACGCCCGTGGCCCCTGCTCCACGCCAGACCCCTTACCTCTGGAGAGATCGCTCCCAAGACAACAACGTTGATCGTCAGGGACGCCGCTGGACACGGGATTAA
- the chlG gene encoding chlorophyll synthase ChlG has protein sequence MSDARQLLGMKGASGTTNIWKLRLQLMKPVTWIPLIWGVICGAAASGNYQWRMDHVLAAFACMLMSGPLLAGFTQTINDYYDREIDAINEPYRPIPSGAIPLGQVKLQIWVLLLAGLGVSYGLDLWAGHSTPVVFLLALGGSFVSYIYSAPPLKLKQNGWLGNYALGASYIALPWWAGQALFGQLTWGTALLTLAYSLAGLGIAVVNDFKSVEGDRELGLQSLPVVFGIERASWISAGMIDVFQLAMVAVLIGIGQHFAAVLLVLLIVPQITFQDIWLLRDPVAFDVKYQASAQPFLVLGMLVTALAVGHSPLTQVM, from the coding sequence GTGAGCGACGCACGTCAGCTGCTTGGGATGAAAGGTGCCTCCGGCACCACCAACATCTGGAAGCTGCGGCTGCAGCTGATGAAACCAGTCACTTGGATCCCTCTGATCTGGGGAGTGATCTGTGGGGCTGCTGCCAGCGGTAACTACCAGTGGCGGATGGATCACGTGCTCGCCGCGTTTGCTTGCATGCTGATGAGCGGCCCCCTTCTGGCGGGCTTCACGCAGACCATTAACGACTACTACGACCGCGAAATCGACGCGATCAACGAGCCCTACCGCCCGATTCCTTCAGGAGCGATCCCCCTGGGCCAGGTCAAGCTGCAGATCTGGGTGTTGCTGTTGGCAGGCCTGGGAGTGTCCTACGGACTCGACCTCTGGGCAGGCCACAGCACTCCTGTGGTGTTTCTCCTCGCATTGGGCGGCTCCTTTGTGAGCTACATCTACTCAGCTCCTCCTCTGAAGCTGAAACAGAACGGCTGGCTGGGGAACTATGCCCTTGGTGCCAGTTACATCGCCCTGCCCTGGTGGGCCGGTCAAGCCCTGTTCGGCCAACTCACCTGGGGTACGGCGCTTCTCACCCTGGCCTACAGCCTCGCAGGGCTCGGCATCGCCGTTGTGAACGATTTCAAAAGCGTTGAAGGTGACCGTGAGCTGGGCCTTCAATCGCTTCCCGTGGTCTTCGGTATCGAGCGTGCCAGCTGGATCAGTGCCGGAATGATCGACGTCTTTCAGCTGGCCATGGTTGCCGTCTTGATCGGGATCGGCCAGCATTTCGCAGCGGTTCTGTTGGTTCTCTTGATCGTTCCCCAGATCACCTTCCAGGACATCTGGTTGCTGAGAGACCCCGTGGCCTTCGACGTCAAATATCAGGCCAGTGCCCAGCCATTCCTCGTTCTCGGGATGCTGGTGACCGCCCTGGCCGTGGGCCACAGCCCCCTGACCCAGGTGATGTGA
- a CDS encoding DUF2862 domain-containing protein, which translates to MSKADVISIGSKVRVTRVRDRIPQSMVDLLKKDANGTVKDFRTVDGKGIGVVVELSDGSTSWFFEDEIAAA; encoded by the coding sequence ATGTCCAAGGCTGACGTCATCTCGATCGGATCCAAGGTTCGCGTGACCCGCGTGCGGGATCGCATTCCCCAGTCCATGGTTGATCTTCTCAAGAAAGACGCCAACGGCACCGTGAAGGACTTCCGCACCGTCGACGGCAAAGGAATCGGTGTGGTGGTTGAGCTCAGCGATGGCTCCACCAGCTGGTTCTTTGAAGACGAAATCGCCGCCGCCTGA
- the hisF gene encoding imidazole glycerol phosphate synthase subunit HisF, with amino-acid sequence MVALRLIPCLDVARGRVVKGVNFVGLRDAGDPVELACRYSRAGADELVFLDIAASHEGRGTLIDMVRRTAESVTIPFTVGGGISTVEGITELLRAGADKVSLNSSAVRRPELVREGADRFGCQCIVVAIDARWRDAGGWDVYVKGGRENTGLDVVQWAKRVAALGAGEILLTSMDGDGTQAGYDLALTRAVADAVPIPVIASGGAGCMDHIAEALDVGPAGGHASAALLASLLHDGVLTVEEIKQDLLSRGLTIRP; translated from the coding sequence ATGGTTGCTCTGCGTCTGATTCCCTGCCTCGATGTCGCCCGTGGACGGGTGGTGAAAGGTGTCAATTTCGTTGGCCTGCGCGATGCCGGCGATCCTGTCGAACTGGCTTGCCGTTACAGCCGTGCAGGGGCTGATGAGCTGGTGTTTCTCGATATCGCGGCCAGCCATGAGGGGCGCGGCACATTGATCGATATGGTGCGCCGCACGGCTGAATCGGTCACGATTCCCTTCACCGTGGGCGGTGGGATTAGCACCGTTGAGGGGATTACCGAACTGTTACGGGCTGGGGCCGACAAGGTGAGCCTCAACTCTTCGGCGGTACGTCGTCCTGAACTGGTGCGGGAGGGGGCTGATCGGTTCGGCTGTCAGTGCATTGTTGTGGCCATTGATGCCCGCTGGCGCGACGCAGGCGGCTGGGATGTGTACGTGAAGGGAGGCCGTGAGAACACTGGTCTTGATGTTGTGCAGTGGGCGAAGAGGGTGGCTGCTCTCGGGGCCGGCGAAATCCTGTTGACGTCGATGGACGGTGATGGCACTCAGGCTGGATACGACCTTGCATTGACCCGCGCCGTCGCCGATGCCGTCCCCATTCCCGTGATCGCTTCTGGTGGGGCAGGGTGCATGGATCACATCGCCGAAGCTCTGGATGTGGGCCCCGCTGGAGGGCATGCCTCCGCGGCGTTGCTGGCTTCGCTGCTGCATGACGGCGTTCTCACCGTGGAAGAGATCAAGCAGGATCTGCTGTCCCGTGGTCTGACGATCCGTCCATGA
- the ubiE gene encoding bifunctional demethylmenaquinone methyltransferase/2-methoxy-6-polyprenyl-1,4-benzoquinol methylase UbiE — MKPGDPAAVEQLFDAVAPSYDRLNDVLSFGLHRQWKRQLVHALKPLAGEQWLDLCCGTGDLALELGRWVRPGGAVTGLDAAAAPLVRARQRQGQQPWLPVTFQQADALNTGLPRACADGAVMAYGLRNLADPLQGLKELRRLLKPGGRAGVLDFNRLPQSGVAAAFQRFYLRRLVVPAAASVGLREEYAYLEKSLERFPAGPEQERLAREAGFVEALHRPVVAGQMGILILRT, encoded by the coding sequence ATGAAGCCTGGTGACCCCGCAGCGGTGGAACAGCTGTTTGATGCTGTGGCTCCCAGCTACGACCGCCTCAACGATGTGCTCAGTTTTGGGTTGCATCGCCAGTGGAAACGTCAGCTGGTGCATGCCCTCAAGCCGCTGGCCGGTGAACAGTGGCTGGATCTCTGCTGCGGAACAGGTGACCTGGCGTTGGAGTTGGGGCGCTGGGTCCGCCCCGGCGGTGCGGTGACTGGTCTGGATGCTGCCGCTGCTCCACTGGTACGGGCCCGCCAGCGCCAAGGGCAGCAGCCTTGGTTGCCGGTGACTTTTCAGCAAGCCGATGCCCTGAACACCGGATTGCCCAGGGCTTGCGCTGATGGCGCGGTGATGGCCTATGGACTCCGCAACCTTGCAGACCCATTGCAGGGGTTAAAGGAACTCCGACGGCTGCTCAAGCCAGGCGGGCGCGCAGGGGTGCTGGATTTCAATCGACTGCCGCAGAGCGGTGTTGCGGCTGCGTTTCAACGTTTTTATCTGCGTCGCCTTGTGGTGCCCGCCGCTGCCTCAGTGGGGTTGCGGGAGGAGTACGCCTACCTGGAGAAAAGTCTGGAACGCTTTCCTGCCGGCCCTGAACAGGAGCGCCTCGCACGGGAGGCGGGATTTGTTGAAGCGCTCCATCGCCCGGTCGTGGCAGGACAGATGGGGATTTTGATCCTCAGAACATGA
- the glyQ gene encoding glycine--tRNA ligase subunit alpha: MHFQDIISTLNRFWADQGCLLLQPYDTEKGAGTMSPHTVLRAIGPEPWAVAYPEPCRRPTDGRYGDNPNRAQHYFQYQVLIKPSPDGIQETYLASLEALGIKAADHDIRFVEDNWESPTLGAWGVGWEVWLDGMEVTQFTYFQQCGGIDCKPVSIEITYGLERLAMYLQDVESIWDLSWNGERSYGEIWLPFEKGQCHFNFEASNPERLKQLFAIYEAEAADLIEKQLPAPALDFVLKCSHTFNLLEARGVISVTERTATIGRIRNLARKVAEGWLAEREALGFPLLKGGTLETAA; this comes from the coding sequence GTGCATTTTCAGGACATCATCAGCACGCTCAACCGGTTCTGGGCAGACCAGGGTTGTCTGCTGCTGCAGCCCTACGACACAGAGAAGGGTGCCGGCACCATGAGCCCTCACACTGTGCTTCGTGCCATCGGCCCGGAACCTTGGGCCGTGGCCTATCCCGAACCCTGTCGTCGCCCCACCGACGGCCGATATGGCGACAACCCGAATCGGGCCCAGCACTATTTCCAGTACCAGGTGCTGATCAAGCCGTCTCCAGATGGCATCCAGGAGACCTATCTGGCATCGCTGGAGGCGTTGGGCATCAAGGCGGCTGACCACGACATCCGTTTCGTCGAAGACAACTGGGAGTCCCCCACCCTCGGTGCCTGGGGCGTGGGCTGGGAAGTGTGGCTCGATGGCATGGAGGTCACTCAGTTCACCTATTTCCAGCAATGCGGCGGCATCGACTGCAAGCCGGTGTCCATTGAAATCACCTACGGCCTCGAACGGCTGGCGATGTACCTCCAGGACGTGGAAAGCATCTGGGATCTCAGCTGGAATGGCGAGCGCAGCTACGGGGAGATCTGGCTGCCGTTTGAAAAGGGGCAGTGCCACTTCAACTTCGAGGCCTCCAATCCGGAGCGGCTCAAGCAATTGTTCGCCATTTATGAGGCGGAAGCCGCTGACTTGATCGAGAAGCAGCTGCCGGCCCCGGCCCTCGATTTCGTTCTGAAGTGCAGCCACACCTTCAACCTGTTGGAGGCCCGTGGCGTGATTTCCGTGACCGAACGCACAGCCACCATCGGCCGTATCCGCAACCTGGCCCGAAAAGTGGCCGAAGGTTGGTTGGCGGAACGGGAGGCCCTCGGCTTCCCCCTGCTGAAAGGGGGAACCCTCGAGACAGCGGCTTGA
- a CDS encoding ComEC/Rec2 family competence protein, which produces MRRRRSVDGVALALLALLVLRGLLWGAPMQTSSDPSRLISTPSPSVLLSGRLSSDLRRFPWGCSVLLEVDRVAGRRARGRTELQLPECSSPLLQGWHVRSLGVLRRPMPGAHPLLPGSAERLARQGSWSQLRVESIEVLQRPRTPLADLRRHVAQRLQQAVGPRRGGFLAALVLGSAQVQLPDDLRQAFRVAGLSHALAASGFHLSVLLGSVLMVVRRWPPCLRLPLAGLALLLFVCLAGVQPSVVRAVLMAAIALLIRESGHHSRPFGVLVMTLSGMLLFCPSWARSIGFQLSAAATAGLILTAPRLEQAVQGCLPDRSHGVAAALSIPVAALLWTLPLQLLHFGAMPLYALFANLLVAPLLAPLTLMAMLSALLVLFCPLSVLPLVLWPVQQLAGLVMAIATWISHWPGAQVLTGRPQVWVVALLVVGILPWLLKSPARSRCWALLPMATALLVQALVQLSDGLVSVEHFGRHWLLARHRGRAALVSTHGDARSCRMAQRMAVVHGHARLDWVTLLDPVATDVLRCWQALAHHVEAAQQGGAPLASGQMLRSDGLSLHRPQHRPGTFVLRAGRHRWQLLPRPQALWSLQEQQRPGIQPVFTGTWLGFKPSANQRRWLLQHSPGTRFIGL; this is translated from the coding sequence CTGCGACGACGACGTTCCGTTGATGGTGTTGCTCTCGCTCTTCTGGCACTCCTCGTGCTTCGAGGACTGCTTTGGGGGGCGCCGATGCAGACCTCATCCGATCCGTCTCGCCTGATTTCAACGCCATCGCCCTCGGTGCTGCTCAGTGGCCGCTTGTCCTCTGATCTGCGCCGTTTCCCCTGGGGGTGTTCCGTCCTGCTGGAGGTGGATCGGGTCGCGGGTCGTCGGGCCAGGGGGCGCACGGAACTGCAGCTGCCTGAATGTTCTTCACCACTGCTGCAGGGTTGGCACGTCCGTTCTTTGGGGGTGCTGCGGCGACCGATGCCTGGAGCCCACCCGCTGTTGCCGGGATCGGCAGAGCGTCTGGCCCGCCAAGGCAGTTGGAGTCAGTTGCGCGTCGAGAGCATCGAGGTGCTGCAGCGTCCACGGACGCCGTTGGCTGATCTGCGCCGCCATGTCGCCCAGCGGCTGCAACAGGCCGTTGGACCGCGGCGGGGTGGTTTCCTGGCGGCTCTGGTGCTGGGTAGCGCCCAGGTGCAGCTTCCGGATGACCTCAGGCAGGCGTTCCGTGTTGCTGGCTTATCCCATGCGCTTGCAGCATCGGGCTTCCACCTCTCTGTGCTGTTGGGCAGTGTGTTGATGGTTGTTCGCCGTTGGCCCCCTTGCCTGCGGCTTCCCCTGGCGGGCCTGGCTCTGCTGCTGTTTGTCTGTTTGGCCGGGGTCCAGCCATCGGTGGTGCGGGCGGTGCTCATGGCCGCGATCGCACTGCTGATTCGTGAGTCAGGTCATCACAGCCGTCCCTTTGGAGTGTTGGTGATGACACTCAGCGGCATGTTGCTGTTCTGCCCGTCCTGGGCCCGGTCGATCGGGTTTCAGCTCAGTGCGGCCGCAACGGCTGGGCTGATCCTCACAGCTCCACGACTGGAGCAGGCAGTTCAAGGATGCTTGCCAGATCGATCCCACGGTGTGGCCGCGGCGCTGTCCATTCCTGTGGCGGCCCTTCTCTGGACGTTGCCGCTGCAGTTGCTGCACTTCGGTGCGATGCCGCTGTATGCCCTATTCGCGAACCTTCTGGTTGCTCCGCTGTTGGCGCCCTTAACGCTGATGGCCATGCTCTCGGCGCTGCTTGTTCTGTTCTGTCCGTTGTCGGTGCTGCCACTGGTGCTGTGGCCAGTGCAGCAGTTGGCGGGCTTGGTGATGGCCATCGCCACTTGGATCAGTCACTGGCCTGGCGCCCAAGTGCTCACCGGGCGACCGCAGGTGTGGGTCGTTGCCTTGCTGGTGGTGGGCATCTTGCCCTGGCTGCTGAAGTCGCCTGCCAGAAGCCGGTGCTGGGCGCTGCTCCCTATGGCAACAGCCCTGTTGGTCCAAGCCTTGGTTCAGCTTTCCGATGGACTGGTGTCGGTTGAGCATTTCGGCCGCCATTGGCTGCTGGCTCGTCATCGTGGGCGTGCTGCGCTGGTGAGCACCCATGGCGATGCACGGAGTTGCCGGATGGCACAACGGATGGCCGTTGTTCATGGTCATGCCCGTTTGGATTGGGTGACGTTGTTGGATCCAGTGGCAACGGATGTGCTCCGGTGCTGGCAGGCACTGGCGCACCACGTGGAAGCTGCTCAGCAGGGGGGAGCCCCTCTTGCCTCAGGCCAGATGCTGCGAAGTGATGGCTTGTCATTGCACCGCCCGCAGCACCGCCCTGGAACATTCGTGTTGCGGGCGGGACGGCATCGCTGGCAGTTGCTCCCCCGGCCTCAGGCGTTGTGGTCTCTGCAAGAGCAGCAGAGACCAGGCATCCAGCCGGTTTTCACAGGAACATGGCTTGGGTTCAAGCCTTCTGCAAACCAGCGGCGTTGGCTTCTGCAGCATTCGCCTGGCACGCGGTTCATTGGCCTTTAA
- a CDS encoding glycosyltransferase, whose translation MPSASDHFPQRIALVHEWFSPRSVGGAERVVEAIDALLKSRGCEPQLAALVDAESCRSGSWLQGRSVLTSPIQDLPWGPSHVQQYLPLLPFAIEQIDLGAVELVISSSHLVAKGVLTGPEQLHISYVHTPVRYAWDQMHAYLQRSALARRGLGPLIRWQLHALRQWDQLSAQRVDRLIANSRFTARRIRKYWGCEASVIHPPVEVNRFRWNAARDDVYLCLCRLVPYKRVDLVVEAFNRLGLPLLVVGDGPERARLEVLAGPTVTLLGRQSGQQVEELMSRCRAFVYGGLEDFGIAPVEAMAAGAPVIGLGRGGLLDTVRCAAAGIRQPTGVLFPEQTVESLVQAVEWFEQSRLWRSLDSEAIRQWAERFRPEAFAARFESALRTAWQDHRQGCAVAASDPAEMPGLRL comes from the coding sequence ATGCCCTCGGCCTCGGACCACTTCCCGCAGCGGATCGCTCTGGTTCACGAGTGGTTCTCACCACGCTCTGTCGGCGGTGCCGAACGTGTTGTTGAGGCAATTGATGCCCTGCTGAAAAGCCGCGGTTGCGAGCCGCAGCTGGCCGCCCTGGTTGATGCCGAATCCTGTCGGTCTGGCAGTTGGTTGCAAGGCCGATCTGTCCTCACGAGCCCAATTCAAGATCTGCCGTGGGGACCCAGCCACGTGCAGCAGTACCTGCCTTTGTTGCCATTTGCCATTGAACAGATCGACCTCGGCGCAGTTGAGCTGGTGATCAGCAGCAGCCACTTGGTGGCCAAAGGCGTGCTGACAGGGCCGGAGCAGTTGCACATCAGTTATGTGCATACACCGGTTCGTTACGCCTGGGATCAGATGCACGCGTATCTGCAGCGCTCAGCGCTGGCGCGGCGTGGCCTGGGGCCCTTGATTCGCTGGCAACTCCATGCCCTGCGGCAGTGGGATCAACTCAGTGCCCAGCGGGTGGATCGCCTCATTGCCAACTCCCGTTTCACAGCACGCCGAATTCGCAAGTACTGGGGTTGTGAGGCCAGCGTGATCCATCCTCCAGTGGAGGTGAACCGCTTCCGCTGGAATGCAGCTCGGGACGACGTCTACCTCTGCCTCTGTCGTTTGGTTCCTTACAAGCGGGTGGATTTGGTGGTGGAAGCCTTCAACCGGTTGGGATTGCCCCTCCTGGTGGTTGGGGATGGGCCGGAGCGTGCACGGCTGGAGGTCCTGGCAGGCCCAACCGTCACCTTGCTTGGCCGCCAGTCGGGGCAACAGGTGGAGGAGCTCATGTCTCGATGTCGCGCGTTTGTCTATGGCGGGCTTGAAGATTTCGGTATTGCTCCTGTGGAAGCGATGGCTGCTGGCGCTCCGGTGATTGGCCTGGGGCGTGGTGGTTTGTTGGATACGGTGCGCTGTGCAGCGGCCGGGATCAGGCAGCCCACAGGGGTTCTGTTCCCCGAGCAGACCGTGGAGTCGCTTGTGCAGGCCGTGGAGTGGTTTGAGCAAAGCCGCCTCTGGCGTTCTCTCGATTCGGAAGCCATCCGTCAGTGGGCCGAGCGCTTCCGGCCAGAAGCATTCGCCGCACGTTTTGAATCTGCTCTGCGAACGGCCTGGCAAGACCATCGACAAGGCTGTGCCGTTGCAGCGAGTGACCCCGCGGAGATGCCAGGACTCCGACTGTGA
- a CDS encoding sugar transferase produces the protein MTSAFRPSLLQTAGRAARRGKYKPHLALISAPPSALPALALIRHQNRWGRVFKRSGDIVFSLAVLGLGSPVLLLLAGLVKLSSPGPVFYTQRRVGRGYKRFGCIKFRTMRADADAVLARVLESDPSLRAEFERDFKLKRDPRITPVGRFLRRSSLDELPQFLNVLFGEMSVVGPRPIVDQELGRYGAYMDEVASVRPGLTGLWQVSGRNNLSYKKRVKLDLAYARGRSFSLDLAIILRTFGVLLLPMDRGAY, from the coding sequence TTGACCTCGGCCTTTCGGCCATCGTTGCTTCAGACCGCAGGTCGTGCTGCTCGCCGTGGCAAGTACAAGCCCCACCTCGCGCTGATCTCCGCGCCACCCTCGGCTCTGCCGGCTTTGGCTCTGATTCGCCATCAGAACCGCTGGGGCCGGGTATTCAAGCGCAGTGGTGACATCGTCTTTTCCCTGGCGGTTCTCGGCCTCGGCTCTCCAGTGCTTCTTTTGCTGGCTGGGTTGGTCAAGCTCAGTTCCCCCGGGCCGGTGTTTTACACCCAGCGGCGTGTGGGTCGGGGTTACAAACGTTTTGGTTGCATCAAGTTCCGCACCATGCGCGCTGATGCCGATGCTGTTCTCGCCCGCGTTTTGGAGTCTGATCCATCTCTAAGGGCTGAGTTCGAGCGTGACTTCAAGTTGAAGCGTGATCCCCGAATCACTCCTGTGGGGCGTTTCCTTCGTCGTTCGAGCCTTGATGAACTGCCCCAGTTTCTGAATGTTCTCTTCGGTGAGATGAGCGTGGTCGGTCCACGCCCCATCGTTGATCAGGAGCTTGGCCGGTACGGCGCCTACATGGACGAAGTGGCCTCGGTTCGCCCAGGTCTGACGGGCCTCTGGCAGGTGAGCGGCCGCAACAATCTGAGCTACAAGAAACGCGTCAAGCTCGACCTGGCCTATGCCCGCGGTCGGTCGTTCAGCCTGGATCTCGCCATCATCCTGCGCACGTTTGGTGTGTTGCTTCTGCCGATGGATCGAGGTGCTTACTGA
- the cbiB gene encoding adenosylcobinamide-phosphate synthase CbiB, with product MGSLLILGAALLDQLIGDPSRMLHPVVVMGWWIRQLRCRVEQWAGDHPIKLRFGGGLVTLILVPGSALAGWCVERLLWLPSPWQWLGIAVLTLSLASALAARSLSDSVLAVLTALPPSADGNLEPARQKLGWIVGRDVQNLDQAGLLRAAAETASENAVDGVFAPLFWMGIGALLWMVMPSGPGPLALAWAFKASSTLDSMLGYRTGRLRWIGTAGARLDDLLTWLPCRLVMLTLPLVCPPWTRWMQRVRAAERDGATDPSPNAGRSEAIYAHCIGIQLGGENHYGERRVQKPVLAADQPVANSLLVRGVLKASDRLEILWLSALVIIQLVITH from the coding sequence ATGGGAAGCCTGCTGATCCTCGGGGCAGCCCTCTTGGATCAACTGATCGGTGACCCGAGCCGGATGCTCCATCCCGTGGTTGTGATGGGCTGGTGGATCCGGCAGCTGCGGTGCAGGGTCGAGCAATGGGCGGGGGACCATCCCATCAAGCTGCGCTTCGGGGGTGGACTGGTCACCCTGATCTTGGTGCCTGGCAGCGCCCTTGCGGGCTGGTGTGTGGAGCGCCTGCTCTGGCTTCCCTCCCCATGGCAATGGCTTGGCATCGCAGTTCTGACCCTGAGCCTTGCCAGCGCCCTGGCGGCCCGCAGCCTGTCGGACAGCGTGCTGGCGGTGCTGACCGCCCTTCCGCCATCGGCAGATGGCAACCTCGAACCGGCACGCCAGAAGCTGGGCTGGATCGTTGGACGAGACGTGCAGAACTTGGATCAAGCTGGGCTGCTCCGAGCTGCAGCCGAAACAGCTTCAGAAAATGCGGTGGATGGCGTGTTCGCACCCTTGTTCTGGATGGGCATTGGTGCGTTGCTCTGGATGGTCATGCCCTCAGGCCCAGGACCACTTGCTCTGGCCTGGGCCTTCAAGGCCAGCAGCACGCTGGATTCGATGCTCGGCTATCGCACGGGTCGCCTGCGCTGGATTGGAACGGCAGGCGCACGCCTGGATGATCTGCTCACCTGGCTGCCCTGCCGTCTGGTCATGCTGACGCTGCCCCTGGTCTGCCCGCCATGGACGCGCTGGATGCAACGGGTGCGGGCCGCAGAACGGGATGGGGCGACAGATCCATCACCCAATGCAGGTCGATCAGAAGCGATCTACGCCCACTGCATCGGGATCCAACTCGGTGGTGAAAACCATTACGGCGAGCGCCGGGTTCAGAAACCGGTGCTTGCGGCTGACCAACCAGTCGCCAACTCGCTCCTCGTTAGAGGTGTCCTAAAGGCCTCAGACCGGCTTGAAATTCTCTGGCTGAGTGCTCTTGTGATCATCCAGCTTGTGATCACTCACTAG